One Candidatus Neomarinimicrobiota bacterium DNA segment encodes these proteins:
- the hisB gene encoding imidazoleglycerol-phosphate dehydratase HisB — MMTDSTPVTLSRRTRETDIKLSLKLDGEGKIDIKTGIGFFDHMLTTLALWAGWDLALTCRGDLDVDTHHTVEDVALALGQALAETLAVRGFLARVGSGIIPMDEALSRAVVDISGRPFCVYNANLTVERVGQFETITTGHFFRSLATAAKLTLHIENLYGDDPHHQIESMFKALGSALAQAQTPRTGGILSTKGTL, encoded by the coding sequence ATGATGACTGATTCCACACCCGTCACCTTGAGTAGAAGAACCAGGGAGACAGACATCAAGCTCAGCCTAAAGCTGGATGGCGAGGGTAAGATTGATATCAAAACCGGCATCGGCTTTTTTGATCACATGCTCACGACCCTGGCGCTATGGGCAGGCTGGGACCTGGCCCTCACTTGTAGGGGCGATCTCGATGTGGATACCCACCACACCGTAGAGGATGTGGCCCTTGCCTTGGGGCAGGCGCTGGCTGAGACGCTGGCGGTGCGGGGGTTTCTCGCCCGCGTCGGATCAGGCATTATTCCCATGGATGAGGCCCTGTCGCGAGCGGTGGTGGACATCTCCGGCAGGCCGTTTTGTGTCTATAATGCCAATCTCACTGTCGAACGAGTGGGTCAATTTGAGACGATCACTACGGGCCATTTTTTCCGTTCCTTGGCCACGGCGGCCAAGCTGACCCTGCACATCGAAAACCTGTACGGAGATGATCCCCATCACCAGATCGAGAGCATGTTCAAGGCGCTGGGGTCAGCGCTGGCTCAGGCACAGACGCCCCGCACAGGA